A stretch of the Ornithodoros turicata isolate Travis chromosome 4, ASM3712646v1, whole genome shotgun sequence genome encodes the following:
- the LOC135390560 gene encoding FYN-binding protein 1-like isoform X2, with amino-acid sequence MTSGSPSRNVQALRNLFVEKNPPAVLRIPRPVIAPKPSRVFPSNTTNVQGGTHNPQQSLNSGLCKETQVRCLAEPPETPSRTNGAKEDAAPEPLTAILKKYDANFESETTRNDRNSRSISSSESCRQDSLVLTTPCSRQATRQVWDAQISPNCLSENMKHGDNSESYLVTSSDNYVCNSGSQRWRKKELPSLLELGPPPSKPPRPINLVPPGAESIHPPPRTKRPNHHSVPAHSLVQEDQELYGDTIVPDESSSPIPEYTEDEEYQLYADTVPPAVPDSKRPGVETILVQKLDGDSTQCEEMYQEMPCSEVAWTEEEGRKKREYGKLASKTQRKFGMTGLEEPVDTGLVKCSCRGGRLDLSVKKGENLYILRMENNPPGKWLVRNSKGQVGYAQVTNIEVMVSQVQSMGNKDTVEKSCHDDEAIYEETF; translated from the exons ATGACTTCAGGATCACCTTCACGGAACGTACAGGCACTGCGAAACCTCTTTGTTGAGAAGAATCCACCTGCTGTGCTGAGGATACCAAGACCTGTGATTGCTCCCAAACCGTCACGTGTATTCCCTTCAAACACAACAAATGTCCAAGGAGGGACACATAATCCTCAACAGTCACTGAACAGTGGTTTGTGCAAAGAAACGCAGGTTCGGTGCTTAGCTGAACCTCCAGAAACACCATCTAGGACCAATGGGGCAAAAGAGGATGCTGCTCCTGAGCCACTAACAGCCATATTGAAGAAATATGACGCCAACTTTGAAAGCGAGACGACACGGAATGACAGAAATTCGAGATCAATTAGTAGCTCGGAAAGTTGCAGGCAAGATTCACTCGTGCTGACAACGCCATGTAGCAGACAAGCCACTCGTCAAGTGTGGGATGCGCAAATCTCGCCGAATTGTCTAAGTGAAAATATGAAGCATGGGGATAACAGCGAGAGCTATTTGGTGACATCTTCGGATAATTACGTTTGCAACAGTGGGTCACAAAGGTGGCGGAAGAAAGAACTCCCATCCCTACTAGAATTAGGACCTCCCCCTTCAAAACCACCAAGACCAATCAATTTAGTACCTCCTGGTGCCGAGAGTATTCATCCACCACCACGGACTAAGAGGCCTAATCATCATTCAG TGCCAGCACACTCGCTTGTACAGGAAGACCAAGAGCTGTACGGCGACACAATAGTACCCGACGAATCATCCTCACCAAT ACCAGAATACACGGAAGATGAAGAATATCAACTGTATGCTGACACGGTACCACCAGCAGTGCCTGATAGCAAAAGACCAGGAGTTGAAACAATATTGGTGCAGAAACTTGACGGAGAT AGCACTCAGTGCGAAGAAATGTACCAAGAAATGCCATGTTCCGAAGTTGC ATGGACAgaggaggaaggaaggaagaaaagagaATATGGAAAACTTGCAAGCAAGACTCAACGCAAGTTTGGC ATGACAGGACTGGAAGAACCAGTCGACACGGGTCTCGTCAAGTGTTCGTGCCGAGGTGGCCGTTTGGATTTGAGTGTAAAGAAAGGTGAAAACTTGTATATTCTGCGCATGGAGAACAACCCACCTGGAAAATGGCTAGTCCGCAACAGCAAAGGCCAAG tgGGCTATGCTCAAGTGACAAACATTGAG GTGATGGTATCACAAGTGCAGTCAATGGGGAA CAAAGACACCGTTGAAAAGTCCTGTCATGATGACGAAG CAATATATGAGGAGACCTTTTAG
- the LOC135390560 gene encoding FYN-binding protein 1-like isoform X1, with amino-acid sequence MTSGSPSRNVQALRNLFVEKNPPAVLRIPRPVIAPKPSRVFPSNTTNVQGGTHNPQQSLNSGLCKETQVRCLAEPPETPSRTNGAKEDAAPEPLTAILKKYDANFESETTRNDRNSRSISSSESCRQDSLVLTTPCSRQATRQVWDAQISPNCLSENMKHGDNSESYLVTSSDNYVCNSGSQRWRKKELPSLLELGPPPSKPPRPINLVPPGAESIHPPPRTKRPNHHSVPAHSLVQEDQELYGDTIVPDESSSPIPEYTEDEEYQLYADTVPPAVPDSKRPGVETILVQKLDGDSTQCEEMYQEMPCSEVAWTEEEGRKKREYGKLASKTQRKFGMTGLEEPVDTGLVKCSCRGGRLDLSVKKGENLYILRMENNPPGKWLVRNSKGQVGYAQVTNIEVDADSIRVVMVSQVQSMGNKDTVEKSCHDDEAIYEETF; translated from the exons ATGACTTCAGGATCACCTTCACGGAACGTACAGGCACTGCGAAACCTCTTTGTTGAGAAGAATCCACCTGCTGTGCTGAGGATACCAAGACCTGTGATTGCTCCCAAACCGTCACGTGTATTCCCTTCAAACACAACAAATGTCCAAGGAGGGACACATAATCCTCAACAGTCACTGAACAGTGGTTTGTGCAAAGAAACGCAGGTTCGGTGCTTAGCTGAACCTCCAGAAACACCATCTAGGACCAATGGGGCAAAAGAGGATGCTGCTCCTGAGCCACTAACAGCCATATTGAAGAAATATGACGCCAACTTTGAAAGCGAGACGACACGGAATGACAGAAATTCGAGATCAATTAGTAGCTCGGAAAGTTGCAGGCAAGATTCACTCGTGCTGACAACGCCATGTAGCAGACAAGCCACTCGTCAAGTGTGGGATGCGCAAATCTCGCCGAATTGTCTAAGTGAAAATATGAAGCATGGGGATAACAGCGAGAGCTATTTGGTGACATCTTCGGATAATTACGTTTGCAACAGTGGGTCACAAAGGTGGCGGAAGAAAGAACTCCCATCCCTACTAGAATTAGGACCTCCCCCTTCAAAACCACCAAGACCAATCAATTTAGTACCTCCTGGTGCCGAGAGTATTCATCCACCACCACGGACTAAGAGGCCTAATCATCATTCAG TGCCAGCACACTCGCTTGTACAGGAAGACCAAGAGCTGTACGGCGACACAATAGTACCCGACGAATCATCCTCACCAAT ACCAGAATACACGGAAGATGAAGAATATCAACTGTATGCTGACACGGTACCACCAGCAGTGCCTGATAGCAAAAGACCAGGAGTTGAAACAATATTGGTGCAGAAACTTGACGGAGAT AGCACTCAGTGCGAAGAAATGTACCAAGAAATGCCATGTTCCGAAGTTGC ATGGACAgaggaggaaggaaggaagaaaagagaATATGGAAAACTTGCAAGCAAGACTCAACGCAAGTTTGGC ATGACAGGACTGGAAGAACCAGTCGACACGGGTCTCGTCAAGTGTTCGTGCCGAGGTGGCCGTTTGGATTTGAGTGTAAAGAAAGGTGAAAACTTGTATATTCTGCGCATGGAGAACAACCCACCTGGAAAATGGCTAGTCCGCAACAGCAAAGGCCAAG tgGGCTATGCTCAAGTGACAAACATTGAGGTAGATGCAGACTCAATCAGAGTT GTGATGGTATCACAAGTGCAGTCAATGGGGAA CAAAGACACCGTTGAAAAGTCCTGTCATGATGACGAAG CAATATATGAGGAGACCTTTTAG
- the LOC135390560 gene encoding uncharacterized protein LOC135390560 isoform X3 — protein MTSGSPSRNVQALRNLFVEKNPPAVLRIPRPVIAPKPSRVFPSNTTNVQGGTHNPQQSLNSGLCKETQVRCLAEPPETPSRTNGAKEDAAPEPLTAILKKYDANFESETTRNDRNSRSISSSESCRQDSLVLTTPCSRQATRQVWDAQISPNCLSENMKHGDNSESYLVTSSDNYVCNSGSQRWRKKELPSLLELGPPPSKPPRPINLVPPGAESIHPPPRTKRPNHHSVPAHSLVQEDQELYGDTIVPDESSSPIPEYTEDEEYQLYADTVPPAVPDSKRPGVETILVQKLDGDSTQCEEMYQEMPCSEVAWTEEEGRKKREYGKLASKTQRKFGMTGLEEPVDTGLVKCSCRGGRLDLSVKKGENLYILRMENNPPGKWLVRNSKGQVGYAQVTNIEVDADSIRVDVQEEDTDEHYHWLAKLTMCVR, from the exons ATGACTTCAGGATCACCTTCACGGAACGTACAGGCACTGCGAAACCTCTTTGTTGAGAAGAATCCACCTGCTGTGCTGAGGATACCAAGACCTGTGATTGCTCCCAAACCGTCACGTGTATTCCCTTCAAACACAACAAATGTCCAAGGAGGGACACATAATCCTCAACAGTCACTGAACAGTGGTTTGTGCAAAGAAACGCAGGTTCGGTGCTTAGCTGAACCTCCAGAAACACCATCTAGGACCAATGGGGCAAAAGAGGATGCTGCTCCTGAGCCACTAACAGCCATATTGAAGAAATATGACGCCAACTTTGAAAGCGAGACGACACGGAATGACAGAAATTCGAGATCAATTAGTAGCTCGGAAAGTTGCAGGCAAGATTCACTCGTGCTGACAACGCCATGTAGCAGACAAGCCACTCGTCAAGTGTGGGATGCGCAAATCTCGCCGAATTGTCTAAGTGAAAATATGAAGCATGGGGATAACAGCGAGAGCTATTTGGTGACATCTTCGGATAATTACGTTTGCAACAGTGGGTCACAAAGGTGGCGGAAGAAAGAACTCCCATCCCTACTAGAATTAGGACCTCCCCCTTCAAAACCACCAAGACCAATCAATTTAGTACCTCCTGGTGCCGAGAGTATTCATCCACCACCACGGACTAAGAGGCCTAATCATCATTCAG TGCCAGCACACTCGCTTGTACAGGAAGACCAAGAGCTGTACGGCGACACAATAGTACCCGACGAATCATCCTCACCAAT ACCAGAATACACGGAAGATGAAGAATATCAACTGTATGCTGACACGGTACCACCAGCAGTGCCTGATAGCAAAAGACCAGGAGTTGAAACAATATTGGTGCAGAAACTTGACGGAGAT AGCACTCAGTGCGAAGAAATGTACCAAGAAATGCCATGTTCCGAAGTTGC ATGGACAgaggaggaaggaaggaagaaaagagaATATGGAAAACTTGCAAGCAAGACTCAACGCAAGTTTGGC ATGACAGGACTGGAAGAACCAGTCGACACGGGTCTCGTCAAGTGTTCGTGCCGAGGTGGCCGTTTGGATTTGAGTGTAAAGAAAGGTGAAAACTTGTATATTCTGCGCATGGAGAACAACCCACCTGGAAAATGGCTAGTCCGCAACAGCAAAGGCCAAG tgGGCTATGCTCAAGTGACAAACATTGAGGTAGATGCAGACTCAATCAGAGTT GATGTCCAGGAGGAAGACACGGATGAACATTACCACTGGTTGGCTAAGCTGACCATGTGTGTTAG GTGA
- the LOC135390559 gene encoding L-gulonolactone oxidase-like isoform X1: MGTMTTASYRDVLASAIKDAKFENWSRTFSCNPEYLFTPKDEHEVCQILEFSRQQKKNVRVVGCGHSPSDIACSSQVMISLREYMKRIIKIDKEQCTVKAEAGITLKELNEVHLACHGLAITSLGAISDITLGGAISTGTHGSGEKYGTISSQVVELELITSCGKRLCCSQSENTETFLAAACGLGAMGVITTVTLLVEPSYNLLERHYPCNLDEVLANLDAHLKSCDHFRCLWYPYTNGTVCFHLSRTTKEKTKTSFCQRAYKWVVESAFGYYGMELLYYLSTWMPGCVPFLNGLFFRVIFAPCGERVDVSYRVFNYECRFKQRVNEWAIPKASAALAIWKLREWIENTSGIYAHIPIEIRFARSDNLLMSPAYGRDTCYMNIIMYRPYGKDVPYKEYWAAYEEIMKELGGRPHWAKAHKVTGKEFAVMYPGFKQWCQIRRQLDPLNMFVNSYLQRVLTR, from the exons ATGGGCACTATGACAACAGCTTCATACAGGGATGTCCTG gcATCTGCAATTAAGGATGCCAAATTTGAAAACTGGTCTCGTACTTTTTCTTGTAATCCAGAATACCTGTTTACTCCAAAAGATGAACATGAGGTGTGCCAG ATTTTGGAGTTTTCGCGGCAACAGAAGAAAAATGTGCGTGTGGTTGGTTGTGGCCATTCTCCTTCAGATATTGCGTGCAGTTCTCAAGTGATGATCAGCCTGCGTGAGTACATGAAGAGGATCATAAAG ATAGACAAAGAGCAATGCACAGTGAAAGCGGAAGCTGGCATAACATTGAAGGAGCTTAATGAGGTTCACTTAGCATGCCATGGCCTTGCAATCACCAG TTTAGGGGCCATATCTGACATAACCTTAGGTGGTGCCATCAGTACAGGCACTCATGGCTCAGGAGAGAAATATGGCACAATCTCGTCACAA GTCGTGGAATTGGAGCTGATCACAAGCTGTGGTAAAAGATTGTGCTGCTCCCAGAGTGAAAACACTGAGACCTTCTTGGCAGCAGCTTGTGGTTTAGGAGCTATGGGTGTCATCACCACAGTGACACTACTTGTGGAGCCATCATATAACCTGCTTGAGCGACACTATCCCTGCAACCTTGATGAG GTTTTAGCGAACCTTGATGCTCATTTGAAAAGTTGCGACCACTTCCGCTGTCTCTGGTATCCGTATACCAACGGTACTGTGTGCTTTCACCTCAGCAGAACAACAAAG gaaaaaacaaaaacatcctTCTGTCAAAGGGCCTACAAGTGGGTGGTTGAATCTGCTTTTGGCTACTATGGTATGGAGCTCCTATATTATTTAAG CACATGGATGCCAGGATGTGTGCCATTCCTGAATGGTCTCTTTTTCCGGGTAATTTTTGCTCCTTGCGGAGAGAGGGTGGATGTGTCCTACCGGGTGTTCAACTACGAATGTCGTTTCAAACAGCGTGTCAACGAGTGGGCTATCCCAAA GGCCTCAGCAGCACTTGCAATCTGGAAGCTTCGAGAATGGATTGAGAACACATCCGGCATTTATGCGCACATTCCGATTGAGATCCGCTTTGCACGTAGTGACAACCTGCTGATGAGCCCAGCATATGGAAGAGACACGTGCTATATGAACATTATCATGTACAG GCCATATGGTAAGGACGTGCCTTACAAAGAGTACTGGGCAGCGTACGAAGAAATCATGAAGGAACTTGGTGGAAGGCCTCATTGGGCAAAG GCTCACAAAGTAACGGGGAAAGAGTTTGCAGTCATGTACCCTGGATTCAAACAATGGTGCCAAATTCGCAGACAGCTTGACCCACTGAACATGTTTGTAAATAGCTATTTGCAAAGGGTTCTAACTCGATAA
- the LOC135390559 gene encoding L-gulonolactone oxidase-like isoform X2: MGTMTTASYRDVLASAIKDAKFENWSRTFSCNPEYLFTPKDEHEVCQILEFSRQQKKNVRVVGCGHSPSDIACSSQVMISLHKEQCTVKAEAGITLKELNEVHLACHGLAITSLGAISDITLGGAISTGTHGSGEKYGTISSQVVELELITSCGKRLCCSQSENTETFLAAACGLGAMGVITTVTLLVEPSYNLLERHYPCNLDEVLANLDAHLKSCDHFRCLWYPYTNGTVCFHLSRTTKEKTKTSFCQRAYKWVVESAFGYYGMELLYYLSTWMPGCVPFLNGLFFRVIFAPCGERVDVSYRVFNYECRFKQRVNEWAIPKASAALAIWKLREWIENTSGIYAHIPIEIRFARSDNLLMSPAYGRDTCYMNIIMYRPYGKDVPYKEYWAAYEEIMKELGGRPHWAKAHKVTGKEFAVMYPGFKQWCQIRRQLDPLNMFVNSYLQRVLTR, encoded by the exons ATGGGCACTATGACAACAGCTTCATACAGGGATGTCCTG gcATCTGCAATTAAGGATGCCAAATTTGAAAACTGGTCTCGTACTTTTTCTTGTAATCCAGAATACCTGTTTACTCCAAAAGATGAACATGAGGTGTGCCAG ATTTTGGAGTTTTCGCGGCAACAGAAGAAAAATGTGCGTGTGGTTGGTTGTGGCCATTCTCCTTCAGATATTGCGTGCAGTTCTCAAGTGATGATCAGCCTGC ACAAAGAGCAATGCACAGTGAAAGCGGAAGCTGGCATAACATTGAAGGAGCTTAATGAGGTTCACTTAGCATGCCATGGCCTTGCAATCACCAG TTTAGGGGCCATATCTGACATAACCTTAGGTGGTGCCATCAGTACAGGCACTCATGGCTCAGGAGAGAAATATGGCACAATCTCGTCACAA GTCGTGGAATTGGAGCTGATCACAAGCTGTGGTAAAAGATTGTGCTGCTCCCAGAGTGAAAACACTGAGACCTTCTTGGCAGCAGCTTGTGGTTTAGGAGCTATGGGTGTCATCACCACAGTGACACTACTTGTGGAGCCATCATATAACCTGCTTGAGCGACACTATCCCTGCAACCTTGATGAG GTTTTAGCGAACCTTGATGCTCATTTGAAAAGTTGCGACCACTTCCGCTGTCTCTGGTATCCGTATACCAACGGTACTGTGTGCTTTCACCTCAGCAGAACAACAAAG gaaaaaacaaaaacatcctTCTGTCAAAGGGCCTACAAGTGGGTGGTTGAATCTGCTTTTGGCTACTATGGTATGGAGCTCCTATATTATTTAAG CACATGGATGCCAGGATGTGTGCCATTCCTGAATGGTCTCTTTTTCCGGGTAATTTTTGCTCCTTGCGGAGAGAGGGTGGATGTGTCCTACCGGGTGTTCAACTACGAATGTCGTTTCAAACAGCGTGTCAACGAGTGGGCTATCCCAAA GGCCTCAGCAGCACTTGCAATCTGGAAGCTTCGAGAATGGATTGAGAACACATCCGGCATTTATGCGCACATTCCGATTGAGATCCGCTTTGCACGTAGTGACAACCTGCTGATGAGCCCAGCATATGGAAGAGACACGTGCTATATGAACATTATCATGTACAG GCCATATGGTAAGGACGTGCCTTACAAAGAGTACTGGGCAGCGTACGAAGAAATCATGAAGGAACTTGGTGGAAGGCCTCATTGGGCAAAG GCTCACAAAGTAACGGGGAAAGAGTTTGCAGTCATGTACCCTGGATTCAAACAATGGTGCCAAATTCGCAGACAGCTTGACCCACTGAACATGTTTGTAAATAGCTATTTGCAAAGGGTTCTAACTCGATAA
- the LOC135390561 gene encoding protein YIPF3-like isoform X2 encodes MPGSVASALLWQAGKQEAQKAFSIYGNIDILRPYFHVEPQEVRDRIVESFYPRWPSNYKALVIPAELYGPLMLVLTLITLLLYGMKTSGHVVKEGTLMGTAFGVSFGYWLGGSSLVYCAAYVSNTHVTFLQVLSSVGYALSGHCIVLTLSSIFHPVHSHIFFYVICFLFGGLTCAKLVSMLLARTSGSSHKILVAGVAAALHLLMLLYAHFAYHRTVQALDLI; translated from the exons ATGCCCGGCAGCGTGGCATCCGCG CTGCTGTGGCAAGCCGGAAAACAAGAGGCCCAAAAGGCGTTTAGCATCTACGGTAATATCGACATACTACGGCCCTACTTTCACGTTGAGCCCCAAGAAGTTCGAGATAG GATTGTGGAGTCTTTTTACCCAAGATGGCCAAGTAACTATAAGGCATTG GTAATTCCTGCCGAACTGTACGGGCCTCTAATGCTTGTTCTTACGCTTATAACTCTTCTCCTTTATGGAATGAAAACTTCTGGACACGTTGTG AAAGAAGGTACGCTTATGGGTACCGCATTCGGAGTGAGCTTTGGGTACTGGCTCGGTGGATCGTCGCTAGTATATTGTGCCGCTTATGTTTCCAACACGCATGTTACGTTTCTCCAGGTTCTTTCTAGTGTG GGTTACGCTTTGTCTGGCCACTGCATAGTCCTTACCCTGAGCAGTATCTTCCATCCCGTTCACTCTCACATATTCTTCTACGTCATTTGCTTTCTCTTTGGAGGGCTCACATGCGCTAAACTG GTGTCCATGCTACTGGCAAGGACATCTGGCTCCTCACACAAGATATTAGTTGCCGGAGTTGCTGCCGCGTTGCACCTCCTAATGTTGCTCTACGCCCATTTTGCTTACCACAGGACGGTTCAAG CTTTGGATCTGATATGA
- the LOC135390561 gene encoding protein YIPF3-like isoform X1, translating into MDVPRKDSQVLINVPEGNLSEEHKRSDVIMPGSVASALLWQAGKQEAQKAFSIYGNIDILRPYFHVEPQEVRDRIVESFYPRWPSNYKALVIPAELYGPLMLVLTLITLLLYGMKTSGHVVKEGTLMGTAFGVSFGYWLGGSSLVYCAAYVSNTHVTFLQVLSSVGYALSGHCIVLTLSSIFHPVHSHIFFYVICFLFGGLTCAKLVSMLLARTSGSSHKILVAGVAAALHLLMLLYAHFAYHRTVQALDLI; encoded by the exons ATGGACGTTCCTCGAAAG GACTCGCAAGTTCTGATAAATGTACCGGAAGGCAATTTATCAG AGGAGCACAAGCGGAGTGACGTAATTATGCCCGGCAGCGTGGCATCCGCG CTGCTGTGGCAAGCCGGAAAACAAGAGGCCCAAAAGGCGTTTAGCATCTACGGTAATATCGACATACTACGGCCCTACTTTCACGTTGAGCCCCAAGAAGTTCGAGATAG GATTGTGGAGTCTTTTTACCCAAGATGGCCAAGTAACTATAAGGCATTG GTAATTCCTGCCGAACTGTACGGGCCTCTAATGCTTGTTCTTACGCTTATAACTCTTCTCCTTTATGGAATGAAAACTTCTGGACACGTTGTG AAAGAAGGTACGCTTATGGGTACCGCATTCGGAGTGAGCTTTGGGTACTGGCTCGGTGGATCGTCGCTAGTATATTGTGCCGCTTATGTTTCCAACACGCATGTTACGTTTCTCCAGGTTCTTTCTAGTGTG GGTTACGCTTTGTCTGGCCACTGCATAGTCCTTACCCTGAGCAGTATCTTCCATCCCGTTCACTCTCACATATTCTTCTACGTCATTTGCTTTCTCTTTGGAGGGCTCACATGCGCTAAACTG GTGTCCATGCTACTGGCAAGGACATCTGGCTCCTCACACAAGATATTAGTTGCCGGAGTTGCTGCCGCGTTGCACCTCCTAATGTTGCTCTACGCCCATTTTGCTTACCACAGGACGGTTCAAG CTTTGGATCTGATATGA